GAAACTGAAACGTGAAAATCAACTGCTTCGTGAATGGGCTGATACTGCTTTGCCCGCTGATATTATCCGCCTGCACCAGCACGCCTCCATTACCGGCAGTGCGGCTTACCGCCGCCTGCCCGAAGCTGATGCCCTGCCAGCTTCCGGCGCTTCAACCGCAGAGTAATGAAGATTTAAGCCGCGCGCTGCTGGAAACTGAAAACGCGTGGCATCAGTGCGCCGCACAGGTGGATATGACGATTAGCTGTCAGGAGCGTATCGATGCACAAAGCGCAGCTCATCCGTGAACTGCTGGTCGCCAGCGTCCCGCATTTGCGACAAAACCCG
The sequence above is drawn from the Serratia symbiotica genome and encodes:
- the lysC gene encoding Rz1-like lysis system protein LysC (LysC is an Rz1-like component of a phage lytic system, substantially overlapping although not fully embedded in the gene for the Rz-like LysB component.) is translated as MLSACTSTPPLPAVRLTAACPKLMPCQLPALQPQSNEDLSRALLETENAWHQCAAQVDMTISCQERIDAQSAAHP